In Paracoccus fistulariae, a single window of DNA contains:
- the cysQ gene encoding 3'(2'),5'-bisphosphate nucleotidase CysQ — protein MEFDRLTTEMRRLALQAGAKIMEIYEADDFDVRSKSDDSPVTAADEAADALISAGLRAAFPDVTLVTEEQSATHDMTASTFLIVDPLDGTKEFVQRRGDFTVNIAYVEDGVPLRGVVYAPAKGRLFYTTADGRSVEEKGPFGDQPGETSPIGVNPMPDNRGLMVVASKSHRDAATDDYIGRYAARDMTSAGSSLKFCLVATGEADLYPRLGRTMEWDTAAGDAVLRGAGGEVVRFDDHTTLKYGKPGYENPFFIAFAPGVLLVKN, from the coding sequence ATGGAATTTGATCGATTGACCACCGAGATGCGCCGCCTGGCGTTGCAGGCCGGTGCGAAAATCATGGAGATTTACGAGGCCGACGATTTCGACGTCCGCTCAAAATCCGACGATTCTCCGGTCACCGCCGCAGATGAGGCCGCCGATGCGCTGATCTCTGCCGGTCTGCGCGCGGCGTTTCCCGATGTGACGCTGGTGACGGAAGAGCAATCGGCCACCCATGACATGACGGCCAGCACCTTTCTGATCGTGGATCCGCTGGACGGGACCAAGGAATTCGTTCAGCGCCGTGGCGATTTCACCGTGAATATCGCCTATGTCGAGGATGGCGTGCCGCTGCGTGGCGTCGTTTACGCGCCTGCCAAGGGTCGGCTGTTCTACACCACCGCCGATGGCCGCTCGGTCGAGGAAAAGGGGCCGTTTGGCGATCAGCCGGGCGAAACCAGCCCTATCGGCGTCAATCCGATGCCCGACAATCGCGGGCTGATGGTGGTGGCCTCGAAATCGCATCGTGATGCGGCGACCGACGATTATATCGGCCGCTATGCCGCGCGCGACATGACCAGTGCGGGCTCGTCGCTGAAATTCTGCCTGGTCGCGACGGGCGAGGCCGATCTTTATCCGCGCCTTGGCCGCACGATGGAATGGGACACGGCCGCGGGCGACGCGGTGCTGCGTGGCGCGGGGGGCGAGGTCGTTCGTTTCGACGATCACACGACCCTGAAATATGGCAAGCCCGGCTATGAAAACCCGTTCTTCATCGCCTTTGCGCCGGGCGTGCTGCTGGTGAAGAACTAG
- a CDS encoding 3-deoxy-manno-octulosonate cytidylyltransferase: MSVLIAIPARFASTRYPGKPLVELRGASGQALSLIRRSWEAAMAVKGADRVVVATDDDRIRQHAEAFGAEVVMTSPECRNGTERCAETVANLGITPEIVVNLQGDAPLTPAWFVEDLVAGLRAAPQAEVATPVLRCSGRMRADLIADRRAGRVGGTTAVFGHDRQGLYFSKEVIPYAAGDYADDEPSPVFHHVGVYAYRPDALAAYPTWPEGVLEKLEGLEQLRFLERGRQILCVEVESRGRQFWELNNPEDVPRLEAMMKQMNLD, from the coding sequence ATGTCGGTGCTGATCGCCATTCCCGCCCGCTTTGCCTCGACCCGCTATCCTGGCAAGCCGCTGGTGGAACTGCGCGGCGCCTCGGGTCAGGCGCTCAGCCTGATCCGGCGCAGTTGGGAGGCCGCAATGGCCGTCAAGGGCGCCGATCGCGTGGTGGTGGCAACCGATGACGACCGCATCCGCCAGCATGCCGAAGCCTTCGGGGCCGAGGTCGTGATGACCAGTCCCGAATGCCGCAATGGCACCGAACGCTGCGCCGAAACCGTGGCAAATCTGGGCATTACGCCGGAAATCGTGGTGAACCTGCAGGGCGACGCCCCACTGACCCCCGCCTGGTTTGTCGAGGATCTGGTGGCCGGTCTGCGCGCCGCACCGCAGGCCGAGGTCGCAACCCCGGTGCTGCGCTGCTCGGGCCGGATGCGGGCAGATCTGATCGCGGATCGCCGTGCGGGCCGCGTCGGCGGAACGACGGCGGTCTTTGGCCATGACAGGCAGGGGCTCTATTTCTCGAAAGAGGTGATCCCCTATGCGGCGGGCGATTATGCCGATGATGAACCAAGCCCGGTCTTTCACCATGTCGGTGTCTACGCCTATCGCCCCGACGCGCTGGCCGCCTATCCGACATGGCCGGAAGGCGTGCTGGAAAAGCTGGAGGGGCTGGAGCAGTTGCGCTTTCTGGAACGCGGCCGCCAGATCCTGTGTGTCGAGGTCGAATCACGGGGCCGCCAGTTCTGGGAATTGAATAATCCCGAGGATGTTCCCCGGCTTGAGGCCATGATGAAGCAGATGAATCTGGACTGA
- a CDS encoding UTP--glucose-1-phosphate uridylyltransferase, with translation MTRKVTKAIFPVAGLGTRFLPATKSIPKEIMTLVDRPLIQYAIDEARAAGITEFIFVTSRGKGALEDYFDHAHELEASLKRTGKTELLETLRGTNMESGAIAYIRQHKALGLGHAVWCARRLLADDEPFAVILTDDVIKGEPPCLQQMIEAHAETGGSMVATMEVSPEKASAYGVLDVAEDMGAVVKAKGMVEKPAPGTEPSNLAVIGRYILAPTVMQNLNKLRAGSGGEIQLTDAIADDIAAGQNVFGLRFRGQRFDCGSKAGFLQATVAFGLDRPELSQEFGDYLHNLMAVPRAAE, from the coding sequence ATGACTCGTAAGGTGACTAAGGCCATTTTCCCGGTGGCCGGCTTGGGGACGCGCTTCCTTCCCGCGACCAAAAGTATTCCCAAGGAAATCATGACTCTCGTTGATCGTCCGCTGATCCAGTACGCGATTGACGAAGCACGGGCAGCCGGGATCACCGAGTTCATCTTCGTCACCTCTCGCGGCAAGGGTGCGCTGGAAGATTACTTCGATCATGCGCATGAACTGGAAGCCAGCCTGAAAAGGACCGGCAAGACCGAGCTTCTGGAAACGCTTCGCGGCACCAATATGGAATCCGGCGCCATCGCCTATATCCGTCAGCACAAGGCGCTGGGTCTGGGCCATGCCGTCTGGTGTGCCCGTCGCCTGCTGGCCGATGATGAGCCCTTCGCGGTCATCCTGACCGATGACGTCATCAAGGGCGAGCCGCCCTGCCTGCAACAGATGATCGAAGCGCATGCCGAAACCGGCGGCAGCATGGTCGCCACGATGGAAGTATCGCCGGAAAAGGCCTCGGCCTATGGTGTTCTGGACGTGGCCGAGGATATGGGCGCCGTGGTCAAGGCCAAGGGCATGGTCGAAAAGCCCGCCCCGGGGACCGAGCCGTCCAACCTGGCCGTGATCGGCCGCTATATCCTTGCGCCGACGGTGATGCAGAACCTGAACAAGCTGCGTGCCGGTTCGGGCGGGGAAATCCAGCTGACCGACGCGATTGCCGACGACATCGCGGCGGGTCAGAACGTGTTTGGCCTGCGCTTCCGTGGCCAGCGCTTTGATTGCGGTTCGAAAGCGGGCTTCCTGCAGGCCACCGTGGCCTTTGGTCTGGACCGTCCGGAACTGTCGCAGGAATTCGGCGACTATCTGCATAATCTGATGGCGGTGCCCCGGGCGGCTGAATAA
- the galE gene encoding UDP-glucose 4-epimerase GalE: protein MTDKVLVTGGAGYIGSHACKALAAAGYIPVTLDNLSTGWRDAVKFGPLVQADLLDRAALDAAFAEHKPVAVLHFAALSQVGEAMAEPGKYWRNNVSGSLNLIEAAIDAGCLNFVFSSTCATYGDRDGEVLDEDTPQAPLNAYGASKRAIEDMLTDFRASHGLNSVIFRYFNVAGADPEAEVGEFHRPETHLIPLILDAVDGKRAALTIHGTDYPTPDGTCIRDYVHVMDLVDAHVKGLEWLRADKGSCVFCLGTGDGFSVREVVDATRYVTNREVPMEDGPRRGGDAVKLVCGSTRAKAELGWTPDRSTMKQMIGDAWRWHQNGHYQA, encoded by the coding sequence ATGACGGATAAGGTTCTGGTGACAGGCGGCGCGGGCTATATCGGCTCGCATGCCTGCAAGGCGCTGGCGGCTGCCGGTTATATCCCGGTAACGCTGGACAATCTGTCGACAGGCTGGCGCGATGCGGTCAAGTTCGGTCCTCTGGTGCAGGCCGATCTGCTGGACCGCGCGGCGCTGGACGCTGCATTTGCAGAGCATAAGCCGGTTGCCGTTCTGCATTTCGCCGCGCTGAGCCAGGTGGGTGAGGCGATGGCCGAACCCGGCAAATACTGGCGCAACAATGTCAGCGGCTCGCTGAACCTGATCGAGGCGGCGATCGATGCGGGCTGCCTGAATTTCGTCTTCAGCTCGACCTGCGCGACCTATGGCGACCGCGATGGCGAGGTGCTGGACGAAGACACGCCGCAGGCGCCGCTGAACGCCTATGGCGCCAGCAAGCGCGCCATCGAGGATATGCTGACCGATTTCCGCGCCTCGCACGGGCTGAACAGCGTGATCTTTCGCTATTTCAACGTGGCGGGCGCCGATCCCGAAGCTGAGGTCGGGGAATTCCATCGTCCCGAAACGCATCTGATCCCGCTGATTCTGGATGCCGTGGATGGCAAGCGCGCGGCGCTGACGATTCACGGCACCGATTACCCGACCCCGGACGGCACCTGCATCCGCGATTATGTCCATGTGATGGATCTGGTCGATGCCCATGTTAAGGGGCTGGAATGGCTGCGCGCGGATAAGGGCAGCTGCGTCTTTTGCCTTGGCACCGGGGATGGATTCTCGGTCCGCGAGGTGGTGGATGCCACCCGCTATGTCACCAATCGCGAAGTCCCGATGGAGGATGGGCCGCGCCGCGGTGGCGATGCGGTCAAGCTGGTCTGCGGCAGCACCCGCGCCAAGGCCGAACTGGGCTGGACGCCGGATCGTTCGACCATGAAGCAGATGATCGGCGACGCCTGGCGCTGGCATCAGAACGGCCATTATCAGGCGTGA
- a CDS encoding glycosyltransferase family 2 protein — protein MSRGRDWRQSPAGRLWLGYRLRWKRRELLWRGIRAGRAMSALIDRTAAIGPKSILCFAVVRNERALLPAFLDHYRGLGVDHFLIVDNDSEDGSAEFMGQQPDLSLWHRPGCYRDARFGMDWLTFLQMRYGHGHWCVTVDADEFLIYPDWDRRGLWDLTRYLDGKGIDGMGALMLDLYPKGPLDQPEAPEDAPITTRLPWFDAGPYRSRTIAPRRNRLVQGGVRERVFFQDDPARGPTLNKLPLIRWNWRHVYVNSTHSMLPPAMNDLYDGPGDPRLSGVLLHAKFLPQIVARSADELSRRQHFNDPDAYRDYHERLMRAPVLWHSQSQRYEGWQQLCNLKLMFGGDWLADSA, from the coding sequence GTGAGCCGGGGGCGCGACTGGCGGCAAAGCCCGGCAGGGCGCCTGTGGCTTGGCTATCGCCTGCGCTGGAAACGGCGAGAGCTTTTGTGGCGGGGCATCCGCGCCGGTCGCGCCATGTCGGCCCTGATCGACCGGACCGCCGCAATCGGGCCGAAATCGATCCTGTGTTTCGCGGTGGTTCGGAACGAACGGGCGTTGCTGCCTGCCTTTCTGGACCATTATCGCGGCCTTGGCGTCGATCATTTCCTGATCGTTGATAATGACAGCGAGGATGGTTCTGCCGAATTCATGGGCCAGCAGCCCGATCTGTCCCTGTGGCACCGGCCGGGCTGTTATCGCGATGCGCGCTTTGGCATGGACTGGCTGACTTTCCTGCAGATGCGCTATGGCCACGGGCATTGGTGCGTCACCGTCGATGCGGATGAGTTCCTGATCTATCCCGATTGGGACCGGCGCGGGTTGTGGGATCTGACCCGCTATCTGGACGGGAAGGGGATCGACGGCATGGGCGCGCTGATGCTGGACCTGTATCCCAAGGGGCCATTGGATCAGCCCGAGGCGCCCGAGGATGCGCCGATCACCACAAGACTGCCCTGGTTTGACGCAGGCCCCTATCGCAGCCGGACCATTGCACCGCGCCGGAACCGCCTGGTTCAGGGCGGCGTGCGGGAACGGGTGTTCTTTCAGGATGATCCGGCGCGCGGTCCGACCCTGAACAAGCTGCCGCTGATCCGATGGAACTGGCGGCATGTCTATGTGAACTCGACCCATTCCATGCTGCCGCCCGCGATGAACGATCTGTATGACGGTCCGGGTGACCCGCGCCTGTCCGGCGTGTTGCTGCATGCCAAATTCCTGCCGCAGATCGTCGCCCGTTCAGCCGATGAACTGTCGCGCCGACAGCATTTCAACGATCCGGACGCCTATCGCGATTATCACGAACGGCTGATGCGCGCGCCGGTTCTGTGGCATTCGCAGTCGCAGCGATATGAGGGTTGGCAGCAGCTGTGCAATCTGAAGTTGATGTTTGGCGGAGATTGGCTTGCAGATTCCGCGTGA
- a CDS encoding glycosyltransferase family 2 protein: MLGLNRLHWPAQIRRRAIRQWLIGRAIRRRRLLRAVVDRTSVIGKRDILCFVTLRNERDRLPFFLEYYRELGVDHFLMVDNDSDDGSSSFLARQDDVSLWHTTASYKKSRYGMDWLNWLLFRYGNRHWCLTVDPDEFLIYPHWDTRPLPALTKWLHATGKRSVPAMLLDMYPRGAIEDQTYREGQNPFEVARWFDPANYIIRKNPFWGNLWIQGGPRTRAFFSDNPVKSPALNKIPLVKWSRRFAYASSTHMLLPRGLNQVYDEDGGETFSGCLLHAKFLPGFVEKSAEELDRKQHYANSQEYRAYHASMRTGTQLWCDESREYRDWRQLEELGLIARGNWA, encoded by the coding sequence ATGCTGGGATTGAACCGCCTGCACTGGCCCGCTCAGATCCGCCGCCGGGCCATCCGGCAATGGCTGATCGGACGTGCGATCCGTCGGCGCAGGCTGTTGCGCGCGGTCGTCGACCGGACATCCGTGATCGGCAAGCGCGATATCCTGTGCTTCGTGACCCTGCGAAACGAGCGGGATCGGCTGCCCTTTTTCCTGGAATATTACCGCGAGCTGGGCGTCGATCATTTCCTGATGGTCGATAATGACAGCGATGATGGCAGCAGCAGCTTTCTGGCCCGGCAGGACGATGTTTCACTGTGGCACACCACGGCCAGTTACAAGAAATCGCGCTATGGGATGGATTGGCTGAACTGGCTGCTGTTCCGCTATGGGAACCGGCACTGGTGCCTGACGGTCGATCCTGATGAGTTTCTGATCTATCCGCATTGGGATACGCGACCGCTGCCCGCGCTGACGAAATGGCTGCATGCAACCGGAAAGCGATCTGTGCCTGCCATGCTGCTGGACATGTATCCACGCGGCGCGATCGAGGATCAGACCTATCGCGAGGGACAGAACCCGTTCGAGGTCGCCCGCTGGTTCGATCCCGCAAATTACATCATCCGGAAGAACCCCTTCTGGGGCAATCTGTGGATTCAGGGCGGGCCGCGCACGCGGGCTTTCTTCAGCGACAATCCGGTGAAAAGCCCGGCCCTGAACAAGATCCCGCTGGTCAAGTGGAGCAGGCGTTTCGCCTATGCCAGTTCAACCCATATGCTGCTGCCGCGCGGTCTGAATCAGGTCTATGACGAGGATGGGGGCGAGACGTTTTCAGGCTGCCTTCTGCATGCCAAGTTCCTGCCCGGCTTCGTCGAGAAATCGGCCGAGGAACTGGACCGGAAACAGCATTATGCCAACAGTCAGGAATACCGCGCCTATCACGCCTCGATGCGGACAGGCACGCAGCTGTGGTGCGATGAATCGCGGGAATATCGCGACTGGCGCCAATTGGAGGAACTTGGCCTTATCGCGCGGGGGAACTGGGCATGA
- a CDS encoding beta-1,6-N-acetylglucosaminyltransferase — MSGQVRLGVILLCHSELDMAARMARIWAEGGARVAIHVDAKVSGKLMNQFKAGLGDLDEVIFAPRTRCSWGRFSLVKATQDAATVLLQKFPDLTHVYLCSGTCLPLRPISDLRAYLALDPDCDHIESVTASDVGWTVGGLNEERFTLYFPFDWRKRRKLFDRFTALQRRYNVNRRIPKGVWPHLGSQWWCLTARTLRAILQDPRRKEFDRYFRLSWIPDESYFQTLVRRHSTRIESRSLTLSRFDHRGRPYQLYDDHIAVLTSTYSFVARKVWPGATKLLAHFPRPASDRVDLSAPQSNRFDAMINRVVTRRTLGRPGLYMQSRFPRKDAENGKTSDPYVVFQGLGDIYPRFESWLADHVHGDIHGHLLGPELVEFQGRPKVGPGGWPANALVRDLDTKGFLASLIRITDRTQIFQYGPRDNQSLNWFMATDPNARMLVVTGAWALPLLHSGMPFDDIRRIFAMLQRTELAQLSVLNSVWVKAQVEMYDLGEFLVSPRSILNDFLRHIDPQARPAINLPEMRSLSGLAELLRELRDSGLLPRLTGDNLPPAEEFQITRTAAE; from the coding sequence ATGAGCGGTCAGGTCCGGCTGGGCGTCATCCTTTTGTGCCATTCCGAACTGGACATGGCGGCCCGCATGGCCCGCATCTGGGCCGAAGGCGGCGCGCGGGTGGCGATCCATGTGGATGCCAAGGTCTCGGGCAAGCTGATGAACCAGTTCAAGGCCGGGCTGGGTGATCTGGACGAGGTCATCTTTGCCCCGCGCACGCGTTGTTCCTGGGGACGTTTCAGTCTGGTCAAGGCGACGCAGGATGCGGCGACGGTGCTGCTGCAGAAATTTCCCGATCTGACCCATGTCTATCTGTGCTCGGGAACCTGCCTTCCCTTGCGCCCGATCTCGGACCTGCGCGCCTATCTGGCGCTGGATCCGGATTGCGATCACATCGAAAGCGTGACGGCCAGCGATGTCGGCTGGACGGTTGGGGGGCTGAACGAAGAGCGGTTCACCCTGTATTTCCCCTTTGACTGGCGCAAGCGCCGGAAGCTGTTTGACCGCTTTACCGCGCTGCAGCGGCGCTACAATGTCAATCGCAGGATCCCCAAGGGTGTCTGGCCGCATCTGGGATCGCAATGGTGGTGCCTGACGGCGCGCACGCTTCGCGCGATCCTTCAGGATCCGCGCAGGAAAGAGTTCGACCGCTATTTCCGGCTGAGCTGGATCCCCGATGAAAGCTATTTCCAGACGCTGGTGCGGCGGCATTCGACCCGGATCGAAAGCCGGTCGCTGACCCTGTCCCGCTTTGACCACCGGGGCCGACCCTATCAGCTTTACGACGATCATATTGCGGTCCTGACCAGCACCTACAGCTTTGTCGCGCGCAAGGTCTGGCCCGGCGCCACGAAGCTGCTGGCGCATTTCCCGCGCCCGGCTTCCGATCGGGTCGATCTCAGCGCGCCGCAAAGCAATCGCTTTGATGCGATGATCAATCGCGTGGTCACGCGCCGGACGCTGGGCCGACCGGGGCTGTATATGCAAAGCCGCTTTCCGCGCAAGGACGCCGAAAACGGCAAGACCTCTGACCCTTATGTGGTCTTTCAGGGGCTTGGCGACATCTATCCCCGCTTTGAAAGCTGGCTGGCCGATCATGTCCACGGCGATATTCACGGCCATCTTCTGGGGCCTGAACTGGTCGAGTTTCAGGGGCGGCCGAAGGTCGGTCCGGGCGGCTGGCCGGCGAACGCGCTGGTCCGCGATCTGGATACCAAGGGGTTTCTGGCCTCGCTGATCCGCATCACCGACCGGACACAGATCTTCCAATATGGTCCGCGCGACAACCAGTCGCTGAACTGGTTCATGGCGACAGATCCGAATGCCCGCATGCTGGTGGTGACAGGCGCCTGGGCGCTGCCGCTGCTGCATTCGGGCATGCCCTTCGACGATATCCGCCGCATCTTTGCCATGCTGCAGAGGACGGAACTGGCGCAGCTTTCCGTGTTGAACTCGGTCTGGGTCAAGGCGCAGGTCGAGATGTATGATCTGGGAGAGTTTCTGGTCAGCCCGCGCTCGATCCTGAATGATTTTCTCCGCCACATCGACCCGCAGGCGCGCCCCGCGATCAATCTGCCGGAAATGCGCAGCCTCAGCGGGCTGGCCGAACTGTTGCGCGAATTGCGCGATTCCGGTCTGCTGCCGCGTCTGACGGGCGATAATCTGCCCCCGGCCGAGGAATTCCAGATCACAAGGACCGCCGCCGAATGA
- a CDS encoding sulfotransferase family 2 domain-containing protein yields the protein MTPDFRSFVIFAEMRTGSNLLEATLNAIKRVTCFGEAFNPYMMGWPNTDALLGVTQEEREADPLPLLEKLTGKENHLPGFRYFHDHDPRVLEAIMANRSCAKIILTRNPLESYVSTRLAWETNQWKLNESEVPIQTQITYDSAEFRENLFATQEFQQRVVHQLQVSGQSYFAITYQDLRDADVLTGLLHWLGRTDLERVEPATDQVPQNPQDMAQKVRNFDEMQADLHQLDPFLLHHLPNFEPRRGPAVPGFSASGAGRGLIHMPLRGGPVAAVQDWLQQLGAVQGDFTQSSLRQWKRAHPGHRSFTVLRHPLHRAWDAFRHLLTGAPEEQRRLLRQVHRLDLPPVAQAAGLTPDQTADLFRDFLQFLRRNLNGQTTLPTHPNWATQSAVVAGFARFSSPDLLVREDQLAEDLDFLCRAAGVESPQLQAPGQAQWPDLLSDKKLQQAAQAAYQRDYIAFGFDRAP from the coding sequence ATGACCCCCGATTTCCGCAGTTTCGTCATTTTTGCCGAAATGCGTACCGGTTCGAACCTGCTGGAGGCGACGCTGAACGCGATCAAGCGCGTCACCTGTTTCGGTGAGGCGTTCAACCCCTATATGATGGGCTGGCCCAATACCGATGCCCTGCTGGGCGTCACCCAGGAGGAACGCGAGGCCGATCCCCTGCCGCTGTTGGAAAAGCTGACCGGCAAGGAAAACCATCTGCCCGGCTTTCGCTATTTCCACGACCATGATCCGCGGGTGTTGGAGGCGATCATGGCCAATCGCAGCTGTGCCAAGATCATCCTGACGCGGAACCCGCTGGAAAGCTATGTCTCGACCCGTCTGGCATGGGAAACGAACCAGTGGAAGCTGAACGAATCCGAGGTGCCGATCCAGACGCAGATTACCTATGATTCCGCCGAGTTTCGCGAAAACCTGTTCGCGACGCAGGAATTTCAGCAGCGCGTGGTGCATCAGTTGCAGGTCAGCGGGCAAAGCTATTTCGCGATCACCTATCAGGATCTGCGCGATGCCGATGTGCTGACGGGCCTGCTGCACTGGCTGGGCCGGACGGATCTGGAGCGCGTCGAGCCAGCCACCGATCAGGTGCCGCAGAATCCGCAGGACATGGCGCAGAAGGTCCGGAATTTTGACGAGATGCAGGCCGATCTGCATCAGCTGGACCCGTTCCTGCTGCATCACCTGCCCAATTTCGAGCCCCGCCGGGGTCCTGCCGTGCCGGGCTTTTCTGCCTCGGGTGCGGGGCGGGGGCTGATCCACATGCCGCTGCGGGGCGGGCCGGTCGCGGCGGTGCAGGACTGGTTGCAGCAGCTTGGCGCGGTGCAGGGCGATTTCACCCAATCCAGCCTGCGGCAATGGAAGCGCGCGCATCCCGGCCATCGCAGCTTTACCGTGCTGCGCCATCCGCTGCACCGTGCCTGGGACGCCTTCCGGCATCTGCTGACCGGCGCCCCGGAAGAGCAGCGGCGCCTGCTGCGACAGGTGCATCGGCTTGATCTGCCGCCCGTGGCCCAGGCGGCGGGGCTGACACCGGATCAAACCGCCGATCTGTTCCGCGATTTCCTGCAATTCCTGCGCCGCAATCTGAACGGCCAGACGACCCTGCCCACCCATCCCAACTGGGCCACGCAATCGGCGGTGGTGGCGGGCTTCGCGCGCTTTTCCTCGCCCGATCTTCTGGTGAGAGAGGACCAACTGGCCGAGGATCTGGATTTCCTCTGCCGCGCGGCAGGTGTGGAAAGCCCGCAGCTTCAGGCGCCCGGCCAGGCGCAATGGCCCGATCTGCTGTCGGACAAGAAGCTGCAACAGGCGGCGCAGGCCGCCTATCAGCGCGACTATATCGCCTTTGGTTTCGACCGGGCGCCGTGA
- a CDS encoding phosphomannomutase, giving the protein MNRSDQLGHRDITCFKAYDVRGELDKNLDPDIAYRIGRAFAQTRAAKSVVVGRDSRASSPALAAALIEGLTDGGADVLDLGLAGTEEVYFHTGKQGTDGGIEVTASHNPINYNGMKIVGAGSAPLDPATEVPPILALAESGDFAPASKGKITDFSHGRAEYAAAMADFIDIGALRPMKIVVNAGNGTAGPTFDAIAAELDKRGAPLTFIRMHHQVDSTFPNGIPNPLLDENQPVTAQRVQQEQAALGIAWDGDFDRCFFFDADGRFIPGEYIVGLLAAAFLEKAPGEKIVHDPRVVLNTRAMIAEAGGEAVVSKTGHAFIKRKMRDSGAIYGGEMSAHHYFRDFYFCDSGMIPWLLMVELLSRKGQTLAELLSERIRLYPSSGEKNYVIEDADAAIARVVDAYAGQANERDDLDGVSLSFDDWRFNLRKSNTEPLVRLNVESRGDAALVQEKQAELAALLQG; this is encoded by the coding sequence ATGAACAGATCAGATCAGCTTGGCCATCGCGACATCACCTGCTTCAAGGCCTATGACGTGCGCGGAGAGCTGGACAAGAACCTTGATCCCGACATCGCCTATCGCATCGGCCGCGCCTTTGCACAGACACGGGCCGCGAAATCGGTGGTGGTCGGTCGCGACAGCCGGGCCAGCTCTCCGGCGCTGGCGGCGGCGCTGATCGAGGGGCTGACCGATGGCGGCGCCGATGTTCTGGATCTGGGTCTGGCGGGCACGGAAGAGGTCTATTTCCACACCGGCAAACAGGGCACCGATGGCGGGATCGAGGTCACCGCCTCGCATAATCCGATCAATTACAATGGCATGAAGATCGTCGGCGCGGGCTCTGCCCCGCTGGATCCTGCGACCGAGGTGCCGCCGATCCTTGCGCTGGCGGAATCGGGCGATTTCGCCCCGGCCAGCAAGGGCAAGATCACCGATTTCAGCCACGGGCGGGCGGAATACGCCGCCGCGATGGCCGATTTCATCGATATCGGCGCACTGCGCCCGATGAAGATCGTGGTGAATGCCGGGAATGGCACGGCGGGTCCGACCTTTGATGCCATTGCCGCCGAACTGGACAAACGCGGGGCGCCGCTGACCTTTATCCGCATGCATCATCAGGTCGATTCCACCTTTCCCAATGGTATCCCGAATCCGCTGCTGGACGAAAACCAGCCCGTGACCGCGCAGCGGGTCCAACAGGAACAGGCCGCCCTTGGCATCGCCTGGGATGGCGATTTCGACCGCTGCTTCTTCTTTGATGCGGATGGCCGTTTCATTCCGGGCGAATATATCGTCGGCCTGCTGGCCGCTGCCTTTCTGGAAAAGGCCCCCGGCGAAAAGATCGTCCACGATCCGCGTGTCGTGCTGAACACCCGCGCGATGATTGCCGAGGCGGGGGGCGAGGCCGTCGTCAGCAAGACCGGCCATGCCTTCATCAAGCGCAAGATGCGCGATTCCGGCGCGATCTATGGCGGCGAGATGTCGGCGCATCACTATTTCCGCGATTTCTATTTCTGCGACAGCGGCATGATCCCCTGGCTGCTGATGGTCGAGCTTCTGTCCCGCAAGGGGCAGACACTGGCCGAACTGCTGTCCGAGCGGATCCGGCTTTACCCGTCCTCGGGCGAAAAGAATTACGTGATCGAGGATGCCGATGCCGCCATCGCGCGGGTCGTTGACGCCTATGCCGGTCAGGCCAATGAGCGCGACGATCTGGACGGGGTTTCGCTCAGCTTCGACGACTGGCGCTTCAACCTGCGCAAATCGAATACCGAGCCGCTGGTGCGTCTGAATGTCGAATCGCGCGGCGATGCGGCGCTGGTGCAGGAAAAGCAGGCGGAACTGGCCGCGCTGCTGCAGGGCTAA
- the arfB gene encoding alternative ribosome rescue aminoacyl-tRNA hydrolase ArfB yields the protein MLYVTDNIAIEEWELSEQFTRAQGPGGQNVNKVSSAVELRFEAARSPNLAEPVKRRLQRLAGRRWTSDGAIVILSQETRSQARNREIARERLADLIRRASVAPKRRIATRPTLGSQRRRLKAKTIRGEVKARRGRVEAEE from the coding sequence ATGCTATACGTTACAGACAACATCGCTATTGAGGAGTGGGAGCTTTCCGAACAATTCACCCGCGCTCAGGGGCCGGGCGGGCAGAATGTGAACAAGGTCTCGTCGGCTGTGGAATTGCGCTTCGAGGCGGCGCGTTCCCCCAATCTGGCAGAGCCGGTGAAACGCCGCTTGCAGCGGTTGGCAGGACGGCGCTGGACCAGTGATGGGGCCATTGTAATCCTGTCGCAGGAAACGCGCAGTCAGGCCCGCAACCGCGAAATTGCGCGGGAAAGGCTGGCGGATCTGATCAGGCGGGCATCCGTGGCCCCCAAACGGCGCATTGCGACGCGCCCGACATTGGGAAGCCAGCGCCGAAGACTGAAGGCAAAAACAATACGCGGCGAAGTGAAGGCGCGAAGAGGCAGAGTGGAAGCCGAGGAATGA